The Streptomyces sp. NBC_00435 nucleotide sequence CATCCAGCCCTATCTGTTGAGGTGGGGGTTGGATGCCGGCAAGGTGGACACGGCACGCCTGCTCGTTTCCGAGCTGGTGGCGAACGCGGTCAAGCACGGCGAGCCGCCGGTGTTCCTGTATCTGGCCCATGGGGAGGGCACCGTGACGATCACGGTCCAGGATGCGGGCCACGGGCCGTCCCGCCCGCAGCCCGACCCCCAGGACACGAGTGCGGAAGACGGCCGCGGGCTTTTCCTGGTCGAGGCGCTGTGCGACTACTCCCGCCTGACCTGCACCCCCAACGGGACCCTGGCCACAGGCGAAATCGGCATATGAATACTGCCCTTGACGGGGCTGCGGTTCATTCGGGTGGTCGCCCTGGGCTGAGACTCGCGCGCTTT carries:
- a CDS encoding ATP-binding protein codes for the protein IQPYLLRWGLDAGKVDTARLLVSELVANAVKHGEPPVFLYLAHGEGTVTITVQDAGHGPSRPQPDPQDTSAEDGRGLFLVEALCDYSRLTCTPNGTLATGEIGI